From Plasmodium falciparum 3D7 genome assembly, chromosome: 9, one genomic window encodes:
- a CDS encoding eukaryotic translation initiation factor 3 subunit F, putative: MSINRYNYKTMNSLLKDKIPQHFDILPHTTIKCIIHPSVIFTILDAYLRRDEDQTHVIGTLMGSVIDTNLVEISDCFVDKHSLNEGGFLQIIKDHHETMYELKQKIRPRDQVVGWFCSGSELSELSCAVHGWFKEHNSISKFYPHTPLNEPIHLLVDASLESGFLNIKAYVQLPISLVKDYFVHFHEIQTELLPCNVERADVSLVKGNIHAHKDNHTNNLEHNHNNNQIDMNELSLKKLLIMLKQCKSYVQDVIDQKKKGNISVGRYLHKVLSNDTFLTLEKFDSINESVLQDNLMISYLSNLANLQFLIAEKLNSSSLQ; encoded by the exons atgagtATTAATcgatataattataaaacaatGAATAGTTTATTGAAGGATAAAATCCCTCAACATTTTGACATCTTACCTCATACGACgataaaatgtattattcATCCTTCTGTTATTTTTACCATTTTAGATGCATATTTAAGAAGAGATGAAGATCAAACGCATGTGATAGGAACATTAATGGGTTCAGTGATTGATACGAACCTGGTTGAAATTTCGGATTGTTTTGTCGATAAGCATTCATTAAATGAAGga ggttttttacaaataattAAAGATCACCATGAAACGATGTATGAGTTGAAACAAAAAATACGTCCAAGAGATCAAGTTGTTGGATGGTTTTGTTCAGGTTCTGAATTATCTGAACTTTCATGTGCTGTACATGGATGGTTCAAAGAACACAATTCTATATCAAAATTTTATCCACATACCCCTTTGAATGAACCTATACATTTATTAGTTGATGCTAGTTTAGAAAGTggttttttaaatattaaagcATATGTTCAATTACCCATATCCTTAGTGAAGGATTATTTTGTACATTTCCATGAAATACAAACAGAATTATTACCATGTAATGTTGAAAGAGCTGATGTTTCATTAGTTAAAGGAAATATACATGCACATAAGGATAACCATACAAATAATTTAGaacataatcataataataaccaAATAGATATGAATGAATTATCATTAAAAAAGTTATTAATTATGTTAAAACAATGTAAATCATATGTTCAAGATGTTAttgatcaaaaaaaaaaaggaaatattagTGTTGGAAGATATTTACATAAAGTATTATCTAACGATACTTTCTTAACCTTAGAAAAGTTTGATTCAATTAACGAAAGTGTTTTACAAGATAATCTAATGATTTCCTACTTATCAAATTTGGCAAATTTACAATTCTTAATTGCGGAAAAGTTGAACTCATCATCTTTACAATga